A section of the Quatrionicoccus australiensis genome encodes:
- a CDS encoding two-partner secretion domain-containing protein encodes MNHIYRTVWNAALGTWVAVGELARSHSSSSAATSASATAAVSLLLPSLAMAAGSVTTANSQTGSYVAPNGVTVVDIAKANSAGLSHNQYLQYNVDAKGLVLNNVTKDQLTQQSQLAGLVSGNANLDQAAKVILNEVLSNNRSVLAGYSEVLGGKADVVLVNPYGITCTGCGFINTDRVTLSTGTPFLNGDGSLGGFNVRQGDILINGSGLNAGGQQIIDLLMRSIRIEGQINGRDLGIVAGANRWDYVTRTVTGQLAAVGSSPVYAIDTALLGGMYANRIRLLATESGVGVRMAGDVAANAGDFTLSAAGQIELRNKVSAQQNIAVGGTALDIAGAALTSTQDMTLAAGNAMTLSGSALVAGGDLQVSAGSLSDTADNASLSDNNQRYAAGNLQLAIVGQAALAGTSWRSGGNWQGTVGSLSVGAAGAGLASQGSLTLGSTSGDLDLAGAAVKTAGDLELAASGALRTQAGSGQGIQSTAGDVLLRAGAGLDNAGSISADQGKTTLRASGQLRNSGQIHGATALDVADANGGASQSLSNSGKLLSEGKLSLLAAEMNNTASGWVQAAGGSRVQLASLGNSGTWLLSTAGGATADQLNVAGNLNNQGVLQSARSLDLSAGGAVDNSGQLLADDALTVASQGYRNRDAAVTQAGGTLSFDSGNVALANAGLLKAASVSLTSRAGLDNAGIITADGGATTIRASGQLANSGKIHAATALDITDADGGGSASLDNSGTLLSDGSLNLRAAATNNTVSGWIQAASGSQVRLGSLGNLGSWLLSTVGGANTDRIDVAGGLSNAGVLQSARALELTVGGAIDNSGRLLANNDLTVSANGYLNRAGAVIQAGSALHLDSGNALLGNAVTALIKAAGVSLTSGGGLDNAGMISGEIGATTIRASGQLANSGQIYGATALDIADAAGGDSQSLDNSGSLVSDGRLDLLAGAASNKASGWIQAATGSRVQLGSLGNSGTWLLSTASAARADELQIAAGLDNDGIVQSGRALDLTVGGAIANNGKLLAGSDLRIASQGYANGVGAVAQAGGALSLDSGNAVLSNAADGVLKAAEVSLTSAAGLANAGKVSAASGATTLRVSGQLDNSGQIQAATMLDIAAANGARMNLNNSGTLLSDGGLSLQAWLATNKASGWIQAASGSSVTLTGLENYGTWLLSTGSGSSDQVRVAAKLLNAGTLQSAGILNLTANGIDNQSGALIKGGSLRLNSTDGLGNAGSLVAAGDSAQLRIDGQIDNSGQVYAANLLEITDASGAASVNLLNSGLLLSDGRLVLRAAATTNLDKGWIQAADGSQVSLSSLNNTATWLLSKGSGASDDVLAVAGNIDNGGVLQSARHFELSAGSVDNRDGSLIKAASMKLASLGALNNLGQISAESGTATFRLAGKLDNSGQIYAASALDIADSNAGGSADFSNSGLLLSDGSLHIAAAAAENTAKGQIQAASASQLELGSLVNKGVWLLSTAAGTSDDNLTVAGNLLNKNILQSARGFNITANSINNEKQIYAAGKLTLDSNGYTNRSGALTQSAGELVLKAHNASIFNETGAIVAGNRLTITTTDTIVNQGVIQGGQGTGSTLSANQLDNRADAIITLATDAAGDGQVVANSLLNAGKLQSIGDMTLRIRNSINDSGLILANGDLTVEGTSDDTLAVDVGGQMQAGGKLEMSGANDSRALKLALASGAKVLGGTFDLKTQLLTLGGNTSLSSTGDMDIAADDIAINAWDSRILGAMGGSGKTTIALSKRSLFTNNGLIYSAGDLSFSTPSYILNMETAGISAGHDLELSADNNIIGNYGALYAGNLLKVTASGGGSIYNEGGVNPRGTMNAGKRIELTAGRSIENSSMIYSDGDITVSAPTIVNEVYGGDQRVWGSETEVYNIQTKIVSKGLYASPWYHEAWEEYERKTEAKQYYRSGKPTYRPQILGTGNVTFNGFSNLTNLGGEIWGGNLVLSGNGSALVVNDAYDLNKRETVSTYAHYIRYEGYSFLVYEEDYNHNLVVQNPTYSKLNENVGAGIFAKAGLTGSGFTLVNGSDPTASGKDLAVTVTAKAGEKVEAAQAAEKVSTSQPCAEDCSKTDDTGGVKAKDDVGLKDKGVDADAGSTVDDVETAKKKDAASTGNATTGKTATVFGSPDPVAKVNGQNFGGINIVLPSNPNGYFVTSKSSSSHYLVETNPLYLSVPGGANGLSSDYLSQQLGYDPDNLLKRLGDGGYEEYLIRQQLSARTGRSILAGYASSGEQMAKFMDNAVAQSKDLGLVLGREPTAEQLSHLGSDIVWLVETVVSGSKVLAPVVYLSEATRKSIVGGAVIEADSVNLNVNGMVNAGGTISGKSTLNVVSTGDIVNLSGAINGGDVSLKSTAGSIINKTLSSEIKTVSGTDTVLGKTATITSTGTLALDAARDIKVIGAQVTAGGDASLKAKGDVSFDTIEARSTSKSSSESGDVFNAKSSSVEVLAVKQIKSGLSVGGDLQATAGKDITLAGTDATIKGNAVLDAGGAVKVISKADTTTTKSKTEESGLGVGGGLWGTSTVTEERTESRNVASTLNIGGNASIKAGEDMTLQGSKLNVAGNAQVDARSINVLDGLDGVTTKTEKNTTSILKITSGTGSSGSKSAADASSSDQDKTARAQAGASASASAQGSGGLAFVSNEQITTNSKTTTSVASAFTVGGNADLKAKENLNVTGSKIDVGGDLAIDAKKINVQAGRNESTTTTSSTTTNIGLMASSSNSAGASADAAAKASDKSLIPTASASANAAANAKSESGVSFVQVDTLNSEQQKVTNVAAGIKSGGDLKVKAEELKLTGSTLEAGGDASLKVDKIEILAAKDSSTSKSSSTRTSIGLLGSSDNNVEAGASADPGKGFNAKANVSGDASSANKLTLLKVNAATAESTDITNQGSALKVGGNLKVDAGSLQVTGSEVAAGGSAVIKADTQKFDAAVDVHEKKSTSNTTTAGLYTDASAGAHANAELTGSVDASATIGMGYYVNNSGSSAANGSTKAVVSTLKTGGDLVRVAKESISDTGTAIEVGGNLVQSAKTITSKAAADSSYSSNSSQKTEGRVGMYAGASASAGVTSGAMADASVGMVVSADHKNDSSSVKETTAVVSNIKVGGAFTSVSSGTTSLEGTKIDAGGDVALKAGDLKYSAAGNTRESSSTAAQAAANLQINVNAESVVGGKFSASGSGGTTTASSSTAVVGGIASGGKIRVETAKDAVFEGTALESTGPTQVAAGGNVRFDAANSTAQSSSRSAGAAVSAGMSSGGSADKSEKSGALSASTSYEQSDSQSTTKTAAKIQSLGGLTVSSGSDARFEGTQIASGGDTVIAAKGKLAFDAAHDTASTTGFKAGVSLGASSGKVSENGKNTKTESVSAGLSGGYSEKKSDTAKAGAIVGLGDVKLSSGKDLVLEGTGIAADGKVAAAAGGQVVQKEAKSSSSSLTLAGGATVTLKNKTESTDKYADPKQAVKDDGLGSASGAAKQTGAAAKNMKDGNDKQLATDDLGSASQVAKSSGNGAKTANPANAAKDVETDGLGSASGIAGQSGTAAKTVKDGKGLVSDDGLGSASSIAGQTGKAAKNMQNGSDNQVLDDGLGSASQLTQSSGKGAKEAGASGLESLANKVKNSDLVTSAKASKLGKLVAKGSELKSKVPVSVGGISGDFGVSNKDSAKSVDIKGGKGVEIQSGVKALQ; translated from the coding sequence ATGAACCATATCTATCGCACCGTCTGGAATGCCGCGCTCGGCACCTGGGTTGCCGTCGGCGAACTGGCCCGTTCGCACTCCTCTTCCTCGGCGGCCACATCCGCCAGCGCGACGGCCGCCGTCAGCCTGCTCCTGCCTTCGCTGGCGATGGCGGCCGGTTCGGTGACGACTGCCAACAGCCAGACCGGCAGCTATGTCGCGCCGAACGGCGTGACCGTGGTCGATATCGCCAAGGCCAACAGCGCCGGCCTGTCGCATAACCAGTACCTGCAATACAACGTCGATGCCAAGGGCCTGGTTCTCAATAACGTGACCAAGGATCAATTGACGCAGCAATCGCAATTGGCCGGCTTGGTCTCGGGTAATGCCAATCTCGATCAGGCAGCGAAAGTCATCCTCAACGAGGTGCTTTCCAACAACCGCAGCGTGCTCGCCGGTTACAGCGAAGTGCTCGGCGGCAAGGCCGATGTCGTGTTGGTCAATCCTTACGGCATCACTTGTACCGGCTGCGGCTTCATCAATACCGACCGCGTCACCCTGTCGACCGGTACGCCATTCCTGAACGGCGATGGTTCGCTGGGCGGTTTCAATGTCCGCCAGGGCGACATCCTGATCAACGGCAGCGGTCTCAATGCCGGCGGCCAGCAGATCATCGACCTGCTGATGCGCTCGATTCGCATCGAAGGGCAGATCAATGGGCGCGATCTCGGCATCGTTGCCGGCGCCAATCGCTGGGATTACGTAACACGGACCGTCACTGGCCAGCTTGCCGCGGTCGGCAGCAGCCCGGTGTACGCCATCGACACGGCCCTGCTCGGCGGCATGTACGCCAACCGCATCCGCCTGCTGGCGACGGAAAGCGGCGTCGGGGTGCGCATGGCCGGCGACGTCGCCGCCAATGCCGGTGATTTCACGCTGTCGGCGGCAGGTCAGATCGAGCTGCGCAACAAGGTCTCGGCACAGCAGAACATTGCCGTCGGCGGCACGGCGCTCGATATTGCCGGCGCGGCGCTGACTTCGACGCAGGACATGACGCTCGCCGCCGGCAACGCAATGACGCTGAGCGGCAGCGCCCTGGTCGCCGGGGGCGACCTGCAGGTCAGTGCCGGCAGCCTGAGCGATACGGCCGACAACGCCAGCCTGAGCGACAACAACCAGCGCTACGCGGCGGGCAATCTGCAACTTGCCATCGTCGGGCAGGCGGCGCTGGCCGGGACCTCCTGGCGCAGTGGCGGCAACTGGCAAGGTACGGTAGGCAGCCTGAGTGTCGGCGCGGCGGGGGCCGGGCTGGCCAGCCAGGGCAGCCTGACGCTGGGCAGCACGAGCGGCGATCTCGATCTGGCCGGCGCTGCCGTCAAGACGGCCGGCGACCTCGAACTCGCCGCCAGCGGCGCGCTGCGCACGCAGGCCGGGAGCGGCCAGGGCATCCAGTCCACGGCTGGCGACGTGTTGCTGCGCGCCGGGGCCGGGCTGGATAACGCTGGCAGTATTTCTGCCGACCAGGGCAAGACGACGCTGCGCGCCAGCGGTCAACTGCGCAACAGCGGGCAAATTCACGGCGCCACGGCACTCGATGTCGCCGACGCCAATGGTGGTGCCAGTCAAAGTTTGAGCAACAGCGGCAAGCTGCTCAGCGAAGGCAAGCTGAGCCTGCTGGCAGCGGAAATGAACAACACCGCCAGCGGCTGGGTCCAGGCGGCAGGCGGCAGCCGGGTGCAACTGGCCAGTCTGGGCAATTCGGGCACCTGGTTGCTGTCGACCGCTGGCGGTGCGACAGCCGATCAGTTGAACGTGGCCGGCAACCTCAATAACCAGGGCGTGCTGCAATCCGCCCGTTCGCTCGATCTGAGCGCCGGCGGTGCCGTCGACAACAGCGGTCAACTGCTCGCCGACGACGCGCTGACGGTCGCCAGCCAGGGCTATCGGAATCGCGATGCGGCGGTTACCCAAGCCGGTGGCACGCTGAGCTTCGACAGCGGCAACGTCGCCCTCGCCAACGCCGGCCTGCTCAAGGCAGCCAGCGTCAGCCTGACGAGTCGCGCCGGTCTCGACAACGCCGGCATTATTACCGCCGACGGCGGTGCGACGACAATCCGCGCCAGCGGTCAACTCGCCAACAGCGGCAAAATCCATGCTGCGACGGCGCTCGATATTACCGACGCCGATGGTGGCGGCAGCGCCAGTCTGGACAACAGCGGCACGCTGCTCAGCGACGGCAGCCTGAATCTGCGGGCTGCGGCAACGAACAACACGGTCAGCGGCTGGATCCAGGCAGCGAGCGGCAGCCAGGTTCGGTTGGGCAGCCTGGGTAATTTGGGCTCCTGGTTGCTGTCGACCGTGGGCGGTGCCAACACCGACCGGATCGATGTGGCCGGTGGCCTGAGCAACGCGGGCGTGCTGCAATCTGCCCGTGCGCTCGAACTGACGGTGGGCGGCGCCATCGACAACAGCGGCAGGCTGCTCGCCAACAATGACCTGACGGTCAGCGCTAACGGCTACCTGAACCGTGCTGGTGCAGTAATCCAGGCCGGTAGCGCCTTGCATCTGGACAGCGGCAACGCGCTGCTCGGCAATGCGGTCACCGCTCTCATCAAGGCCGCCGGCGTCAGTTTGACAAGTGGCGGCGGGCTGGACAATGCCGGCATGATCAGCGGCGAGATCGGGGCGACGACGATTCGCGCCAGCGGTCAACTCGCCAACAGCGGCCAAATCTATGGTGCCACGGCCCTCGACATCGCCGATGCCGCTGGCGGCGACAGCCAAAGCCTCGACAACAGCGGCAGTCTGGTCAGCGACGGTCGCCTCGATCTGCTGGCCGGCGCGGCAAGCAATAAGGCAAGCGGCTGGATCCAGGCGGCGACGGGGAGCCGGGTGCAACTGGGCAGCCTGGGCAATTCGGGCACCTGGCTGCTGTCGACCGCCAGCGCTGCGCGTGCCGACGAGCTGCAGATTGCGGCCGGCCTCGATAACGACGGTATCGTGCAATCGGGCCGCGCGCTCGACCTGACGGTCGGCGGCGCCATCGCCAACAACGGCAAGCTGCTGGCCGGTAGCGACCTGAGGATCGCCAGCCAGGGCTACGCCAACGGTGTTGGTGCGGTGGCCCAGGCCGGCGGTGCGCTCAGCCTGGACAGCGGCAACGCGGTGCTGAGCAATGCGGCGGACGGGGTGCTCAAGGCGGCCGAGGTCAGCCTGACGAGTGCCGCCGGTCTCGCCAACGCCGGCAAGGTGAGCGCCGCGAGCGGTGCAACGACGCTCCGGGTCAGCGGTCAACTCGACAACAGCGGCCAAATCCAGGCCGCGACGATGCTCGATATTGCCGCTGCCAACGGCGCCCGCATGAATCTGAACAACAGTGGAACGCTGCTCAGCGACGGTGGCCTGAGCCTGCAAGCTTGGCTGGCGACCAACAAGGCAAGCGGCTGGATCCAGGCGGCGAGCGGCAGTTCAGTCACCCTGACCGGCCTGGAGAATTACGGCACCTGGTTGCTGTCGACCGGTTCGGGCAGCTCTGACCAGGTGCGTGTCGCGGCGAAGCTGCTCAACGCCGGTACCCTGCAATCGGCCGGCATCCTCAATCTGACGGCAAACGGCATCGACAACCAGAGCGGCGCCCTGATCAAGGGCGGCAGTCTGCGCCTGAACAGTACGGATGGCCTGGGCAACGCCGGTTCGCTGGTGGCGGCCGGCGATAGTGCCCAACTGCGGATCGATGGGCAAATCGACAACAGCGGCCAGGTCTATGCGGCGAACCTGCTCGAAATCACCGACGCCAGCGGTGCAGCCAGCGTGAACCTGCTGAACAGCGGCCTGCTGCTCAGCGATGGTCGTCTGGTCCTGCGCGCGGCGGCGACCACCAATTTGGACAAGGGCTGGATCCAGGCGGCGGACGGCAGCCAGGTTTCCCTGTCCAGTCTGAACAACACGGCGACCTGGTTGCTTTCCAAGGGCAGCGGCGCCTCGGACGATGTACTCGCTGTGGCCGGCAATATCGACAACGGCGGCGTGCTGCAGTCGGCGCGGCACTTCGAACTGAGTGCGGGCAGCGTCGATAATCGGGACGGCAGCCTGATCAAGGCGGCCAGCATGAAATTGGCGAGTCTGGGCGCACTGAACAATCTTGGGCAGATTTCGGCCGAGAGCGGCACCGCGACTTTCCGGCTGGCCGGCAAGCTCGACAATAGCGGCCAGATCTATGCAGCGAGCGCGCTCGATATCGCCGATTCGAACGCAGGCGGCAGCGCGGATTTCAGTAACAGCGGCCTGCTGCTCAGCGACGGCAGCCTGCATATCGCCGCCGCAGCTGCCGAAAACACGGCCAAAGGCCAGATCCAGGCGGCCAGCGCCAGCCAGCTGGAGCTGGGTAGCCTGGTCAATAAGGGGGTCTGGCTGCTGTCGACCGCTGCCGGTACAAGCGACGATAATTTGACGGTGGCCGGCAATCTGCTCAACAAGAACATCCTGCAGTCGGCCCGCGGGTTCAATATCACTGCCAACAGCATCAATAACGAGAAGCAAATCTACGCGGCCGGCAAGCTGACGCTGGACAGCAACGGCTACACCAACCGCAGCGGCGCGCTCACCCAATCGGCCGGCGAACTCGTTCTCAAAGCCCACAACGCCTCGATCTTCAACGAGACGGGCGCCATTGTCGCGGGCAATCGCCTGACGATTACCACCACCGATACGATCGTTAACCAGGGCGTGATCCAGGGGGGCCAGGGCACCGGTAGCACGCTCTCGGCCAACCAGCTCGACAACCGAGCCGACGCCATCATCACGCTGGCGACCGATGCGGCGGGCGACGGCCAGGTCGTCGCCAACAGCCTGCTCAACGCCGGCAAGCTCCAGTCGATCGGCGACATGACGCTCCGGATCAGGAACAGCATCAACGACAGCGGCCTGATTCTCGCCAATGGCGATTTGACGGTCGAGGGTACCTCGGACGACACGCTTGCCGTCGACGTCGGCGGCCAGATGCAGGCCGGCGGCAAGTTGGAGATGAGCGGCGCGAACGACAGCCGGGCACTCAAGCTGGCGCTGGCCAGCGGGGCCAAGGTGCTGGGCGGAACTTTCGATCTGAAGACGCAGCTATTGACGCTGGGTGGAAACACCAGCCTTTCATCGACCGGCGACATGGATATCGCCGCCGACGATATCGCAATCAATGCCTGGGACAGTCGCATACTTGGCGCCATGGGCGGTAGCGGCAAGACGACGATAGCGCTGAGCAAGCGCTCCCTGTTCACCAATAACGGCCTGATCTATTCGGCCGGCGATCTCTCTTTCTCGACCCCGAGCTACATCCTCAACATGGAAACCGCCGGGATTTCGGCCGGGCACGATCTCGAGTTGTCCGCCGATAACAACATCATCGGCAATTACGGCGCGCTGTATGCCGGCAACCTGCTCAAGGTCACGGCCAGCGGCGGCGGCAGCATTTATAACGAGGGCGGCGTGAATCCGCGCGGCACCATGAATGCCGGCAAGCGTATCGAGCTGACGGCGGGCCGCAGCATCGAAAACAGCAGCATGATCTACAGCGACGGCGACATCACGGTGTCGGCGCCGACCATCGTCAATGAAGTTTACGGCGGCGACCAGCGCGTCTGGGGAAGCGAAACCGAGGTCTACAACATTCAGACCAAAATCGTCAGCAAGGGCTTGTATGCCAGCCCCTGGTATCACGAGGCTTGGGAGGAGTACGAGAGAAAGACCGAAGCCAAACAGTATTACCGCAGCGGCAAGCCCACCTATCGGCCGCAGATCCTCGGTACGGGAAACGTGACCTTCAATGGTTTTTCGAATTTGACCAATCTGGGTGGCGAAATCTGGGGCGGTAACCTCGTTCTTTCCGGCAACGGCAGCGCGCTCGTCGTCAATGACGCCTACGATCTGAACAAGCGGGAAACGGTCAGCACCTACGCACATTACATCCGCTACGAGGGCTACTCTTTCCTGGTCTATGAAGAGGACTACAACCACAATCTGGTCGTGCAAAATCCGACCTACAGCAAGCTGAACGAAAATGTCGGGGCCGGTATCTTTGCCAAGGCTGGTCTCACCGGTTCGGGTTTTACTCTGGTCAATGGTTCGGACCCCACCGCCAGTGGCAAGGATCTGGCGGTTACGGTCACCGCCAAAGCCGGTGAGAAGGTCGAGGCGGCACAAGCTGCCGAAAAGGTGAGTACAAGCCAGCCCTGTGCCGAGGATTGCAGCAAGACGGACGATACCGGCGGCGTCAAAGCCAAGGACGATGTCGGCCTCAAGGACAAGGGGGTCGATGCCGATGCCGGCTCGACGGTGGACGACGTTGAAACCGCCAAAAAGAAGGACGCGGCCAGTACAGGCAATGCCACGACAGGCAAGACGGCGACCGTATTCGGCAGCCCCGACCCGGTCGCCAAGGTCAATGGGCAGAATTTCGGTGGTATCAACATCGTGTTGCCGAGCAATCCGAACGGTTATTTCGTGACGAGCAAATCGAGTAGCTCGCATTACCTGGTCGAGACCAATCCGCTCTACCTCAGCGTACCGGGTGGGGCCAACGGCCTGAGTTCGGACTACCTGTCGCAGCAACTCGGCTACGATCCGGACAACCTGCTCAAGCGGCTCGGCGACGGTGGTTACGAGGAATACCTGATCCGCCAGCAACTGAGCGCCCGTACCGGACGCAGTATTCTCGCCGGCTATGCCAGCTCGGGCGAGCAGATGGCCAAGTTCATGGACAACGCCGTGGCGCAGAGCAAGGATCTCGGCCTGGTCCTTGGCCGGGAGCCGACTGCCGAACAGCTGTCGCATCTCGGCAGCGACATTGTCTGGCTGGTCGAAACCGTGGTCAGCGGCAGCAAGGTGCTGGCGCCGGTGGTTTACCTGTCGGAGGCGACGCGCAAGAGCATTGTTGGCGGCGCGGTGATCGAGGCCGATAGCGTCAATCTGAATGTCAACGGCATGGTCAATGCCGGCGGAACGATCAGCGGCAAGAGCACGCTCAACGTTGTCAGTACCGGCGATATCGTCAATCTCTCCGGTGCCATCAATGGCGGCGATGTGAGCCTGAAATCGACGGCCGGCAGCATCATCAACAAGACGCTGAGCAGCGAGATCAAGACTGTTTCGGGCACCGATACCGTGCTTGGCAAGACGGCAACGATTACCTCGACCGGTACGCTGGCACTCGATGCGGCCCGCGATATCAAGGTCATCGGCGCGCAGGTTACGGCTGGTGGCGATGCCAGCCTGAAGGCCAAGGGCGATGTCAGCTTCGACACCATAGAAGCGCGTTCGACGAGCAAGTCGTCGAGCGAGAGCGGCGACGTTTTCAATGCCAAGAGTTCGTCGGTCGAGGTGCTTGCTGTCAAGCAGATCAAATCGGGTCTGTCGGTCGGCGGCGATCTGCAGGCGACGGCGGGCAAGGACATCACCTTGGCCGGCACCGATGCCACGATCAAGGGCAACGCGGTGCTCGACGCCGGCGGTGCGGTCAAGGTGATCAGCAAGGCCGACACGACGACGACCAAGAGCAAGACCGAGGAAAGCGGTCTCGGCGTCGGTGGCGGCCTGTGGGGAACCTCGACCGTGACCGAGGAACGCACCGAAAGCCGCAACGTCGCGAGTACGTTGAACATCGGCGGCAATGCCTCGATCAAGGCGGGCGAGGACATGACGCTGCAAGGTTCAAAACTCAACGTGGCGGGCAATGCCCAAGTCGATGCGCGCAGCATCAACGTGCTCGACGGCCTGGACGGCGTTACCACCAAGACCGAGAAGAACACTACGTCCATTCTCAAGATTACCAGCGGTACGGGCAGTTCCGGCTCGAAGTCGGCAGCCGATGCGAGCAGTTCCGATCAGGACAAGACCGCCCGCGCCCAGGCTGGTGCCAGCGCCTCGGCATCTGCCCAGGGGAGCGGCGGTCTGGCCTTTGTCAGCAACGAGCAGATCACTACCAACAGCAAGACGACGACCAGTGTCGCCTCGGCCTTCACGGTCGGCGGCAATGCTGATCTCAAAGCCAAGGAAAACCTCAATGTCACCGGCTCGAAGATCGACGTTGGCGGCGACCTGGCGATCGATGCCAAGAAGATCAATGTCCAGGCCGGGCGCAACGAGTCGACGACGACGACCAGTTCGACGACGACCAACATCGGCTTGATGGCCAGTTCGAGCAACAGCGCCGGCGCTTCGGCTGATGCGGCAGCCAAGGCGAGCGACAAGAGCCTGATCCCGACTGCCTCGGCCAGCGCCAATGCGGCGGCGAATGCCAAGTCGGAGAGCGGCGTCAGCTTCGTCCAGGTCGATACGCTGAACAGCGAGCAGCAGAAAGTGACCAACGTCGCGGCCGGCATCAAGAGCGGCGGCGATCTCAAGGTCAAGGCCGAAGAACTGAAGCTGACCGGCAGCACGCTGGAAGCGGGCGGAGATGCCAGCCTCAAGGTGGACAAGATTGAGATTCTCGCCGCCAAGGACAGCTCGACCAGCAAATCGTCCTCGACCCGGACTTCGATCGGTCTGCTCGGCAGCAGCGACAACAATGTCGAAGCCGGCGCCAGCGCCGATCCCGGAAAAGGCTTCAACGCCAAAGCCAATGTCAGTGGCGACGCTTCGTCGGCCAACAAGCTGACCTTGCTCAAGGTCAATGCCGCAACGGCGGAATCGACCGACATTACCAATCAGGGCTCGGCGCTGAAAGTCGGCGGCAATCTGAAGGTCGATGCCGGCAGCCTGCAGGTGACCGGCTCCGAGGTTGCCGCCGGCGGTTCGGCGGTGATCAAGGCCGATACCCAGAAATTCGATGCGGCAGTCGATGTGCATGAGAAGAAGAGCACAAGCAATACGACGACCGCCGGTCTGTACACCGATGCCTCGGCCGGTGCGCATGCCAATGCCGAATTGACCGGCAGCGTCGATGCCTCGGCTACGATCGGCATGGGCTATTACGTGAACAACAGTGGTAGCAGCGCGGCCAATGGCAGTACCAAGGCCGTGGTGTCTACGCTCAAGACCGGTGGCGATCTGGTTCGGGTGGCCAAGGAAAGCATCAGCGATACCGGTACGGCGATCGAGGTTGGCGGCAACCTTGTTCAAAGCGCCAAGACCATCACCAGCAAGGCGGCGGCCGACAGTTCTTACAGTTCCAACAGCAGCCAGAAGACGGAAGGCCGTGTCGGCATGTATGCCGGTGCTTCGGCCAGTGCCGGCGTGACCTCGGGGGCGATGGCGGATGCCTCGGTCGGGATGGTGGTCAGCGCCGATCACAAGAACGACAGCAGCAGCGTCAAGGAGACAACGGCTGTCGTGTCCAACATCAAGGTCGGCGGTGCCTTCACGAGCGTATCGAGCGGCACGACCAGCCTGGAAGGTACGAAGATCGATGCCGGCGGCGACGTCGCGCTCAAGGCCGGCGACCTGAAATATAGTGCCGCCGGCAATACCCGCGAATCTTCTTCGACGGCGGCCCAGGCTGCCGCCAACCTGCAGATCAACGTCAATGCCGAGAGCGTGGTCGGCGGCAAGTTCAGCGCCTCCGGTTCCGGCGGTACGACGACGGCGAGCAGCAGTACGGCGGTGGTCGGTGGCATTGCCAGCGGTGGCAAAATCCGCGTCGAAACGGCGAAGGATGCCGTCTTCGAGGGAACCGCGCTGGAAAGTACCGGCCCGACCCAGGTCGCGGCCGGTGGCAACGTGCGTTTCGATGCCGCCAACAGCACCGCGCAGAGTTCCTCGCGCAGTGCCGGGGCGGCGGTCAGCGCCGGGATGTCATCGGGCGGTTCGGCTGACAAGTCGGAAAAGAGCGGGGCGCTGTCGGCGTCGACCTCTTACGAACAGTCGGATAGCCAGAGTACGACCAAGACCGCGGCGAAAATCCAGAGTCTGGGCGGGTTGACCGTCAGCAGCGGCAGCGATGCGCGTTTCGAAGGCACGCAGATCGCCAGCGGTGGCGACACGGTGATTGCGGCCAAGGGCAAGCTGGCTTTCGATGCGGCGCACGATACCGCGTCGACGACAGGCTTCAAGGCAGGCGTGTCGCTCGGTGCCAGTTCGGGCAAGGTCAGCGAGAACGGCAAGAATACCAAGACCGAGTCGGTCAGTGCCGGGCTATCCGGCGGTTACAGTGAAAAGAAGAGCGACACCGCCAAGGCGGGGGCCATCGTCGGTCTCGGCGACGTCAAGCTGAGTTCGGGCAAGGACCTGGTGCTCGAAGGGACGGGCATTGCGGCCGACGGTAAGGTTGCCGCCGCGGCTGGCGGCCAGGTCGTCCAGAAAGAGGCGAAGTCGAGCTCCAGTTCATTGACCCTGGCGGGCGGTGCGACGGTGACCTTGAAGAACAAGACCGAGTCGACCGACAAGTACGCCGACCCCAAGCAGGCGGTCAAGGACGACGGTCTTGGCTCGGCGAGCGGGGCCGCCAAGCAGACTGGTGCTGCCGCGAAGAACATGAAGGATGGTAACGACAAGCAGCTGGCGACCGACGATCTCGGTTCGGCCAGCCAGGTCGCCAAGTCCTCCGGCAATGGCGCAAAAACCGCCAATCCAGCCAATGCCGCGAAGGATGTCGAGACCGACGGCCTGGGCTCGGCCAGTGGCATTGCCGGGCAGAGCGGTACGGCTGCCAAGACGGTCAAGGACGGCAAAGGCCTGGTCAGCGACGACGGTCTCGGTTCGGCCAGCTCTATCGCGGGTCAGACTGGCAAGGCGGCGAAAAACATGCAGAACGGCAGCGACAATCAGGTGCTCGACGACGGGTTGGGCTCGGCCAGTCAGCTGACCCAGTCTTCCGGTAAGGGCGCCAAGGAGGCTGGCGCATCCGGGCTCGAAAGCCTGGCCAACAAGGTCAAGAATTCCGATCTGGTGACCAGCGCCAAGGCATCCAAGCTCGGCAAGCTGGTGGCCAAGGGCAGCGAGCTCAAGAGCAAGGTACCGGTTAGTGTCGGCGGCATCAGCGGCGATTTCGGCGTGAGCAACAAGGACAGCGCGAAATCGGTCGACATCAAGGGCGGCAAGGGCGTCGAGATCCAGTCCGGGGTCAAGGCACTGCAGTAA